A window from Flavobacterium sp. 83 encodes these proteins:
- a CDS encoding DUF6642 family protein gives MDSDTFIFCLEAVADVEITSTTEVVKNLEQLAFEQGITSIYKTCDTIEGLEESLNALLYEDHNFTDYEIIYLVMPGEGNNICLNDYYYSLEEIAELFEGKMTGKILHFANAKVLDLSTEEAQYFLDITGARAISGYGTAFHKLTSSTLDKAFFSLFEEQDNVVEIVEELYEKHYALCKLLDFRLYY, from the coding sequence ATGGATTCTGACACCTTTATTTTCTGCCTCGAAGCAGTTGCCGATGTAGAAATCACTTCCACTACCGAAGTGGTTAAAAACTTAGAGCAATTAGCCTTTGAACAAGGCATTACAAGCATTTACAAAACATGTGACACTATCGAAGGATTAGAAGAAAGTTTAAATGCATTGCTTTATGAAGACCATAATTTTACTGATTATGAAATCATTTACTTAGTCATGCCCGGTGAAGGAAATAATATTTGCCTTAATGACTATTATTATAGCTTAGAAGAAATAGCTGAATTATTCGAAGGAAAAATGACAGGGAAAATTCTGCATTTTGCAAATGCAAAAGTTTTAGACTTAAGCACAGAAGAAGCACAATACTTTTTGGATATTACTGGAGCACGTGCAATATCTGGTTATGGAACGGCATTTCATAAATTGACCAGCAGCACTCTGGACAAAGCTTTTTTTAGCTTATTTGAAGAGCAAGACAATGTTGTTGAAATTGTAGAAGAATTATACGAAAAACACTACGCACTTTGTAAGCTACTCGACTTTAGATTGTATTATTAA
- a CDS encoding START-like domain-containing protein, which produces MDQKVRYEIEFPINSSPQLLYQYISTPSGLSEWFADNVNSRGEFFTFIWDDSEEKARLASKKSGEKVKFKWVDENSKDTEYFFELHILVDELTKDVSLMVVDFASKDEVDEATQLWENQISDLKHLIGSV; this is translated from the coding sequence ATGGATCAAAAAGTACGTTACGAAATCGAGTTTCCTATAAATTCTTCGCCTCAATTATTATATCAATATATATCGACTCCATCCGGTTTATCAGAGTGGTTTGCCGATAACGTAAATTCTCGTGGAGAGTTTTTTACTTTCATTTGGGATGATTCCGAAGAAAAAGCAAGACTTGCATCTAAGAAGTCTGGTGAGAAAGTGAAATTCAAATGGGTAGACGAAAACAGCAAAGACACAGAATATTTTTTTGAATTGCATATTTTGGTAGATGAACTTACTAAAGATGTATCACTAATGGTTGTTGATTTTGCTTCCAAAGATGAGGTTGATGAAGCAACTCAGCTATGGGAAAATCAAATTTCAGATCTGAAACATCTAATTGGCTCAGTATAG
- a CDS encoding DUF4290 domain-containing protein, giving the protein MNSKYIKENANDTVHHLEYNAERSHLIIPEYGRHLQKLIDQATKIEDDVERNKAAKYIIQVMGSLNPHLRDVPDFQHKLWDQIFIMSDFKLVADSPYPIPSREVLQLKPDVLKYPQNFPKYRYYGNNIKYMIDVANKWEEGEMKNALVKVIANHMKKSYLSWNKDTVKDDVIFEHLYELSDGKLNLLQSTEELLNTNDLLRTNKRVSNKIMPVGQPKILSNKNLKTGKPKPFIKNNNPK; this is encoded by the coding sequence ATGAATTCAAAATATATAAAAGAAAACGCAAACGATACCGTTCATCATTTGGAATATAATGCGGAGCGATCCCATTTAATTATTCCGGAATATGGTCGTCATTTGCAAAAATTGATTGATCAGGCTACAAAAATTGAAGATGATGTGGAGCGCAATAAAGCCGCTAAATATATCATTCAGGTGATGGGGAGTTTGAATCCTCATTTACGAGATGTTCCTGATTTTCAACATAAATTGTGGGATCAGATTTTTATCATGTCTGATTTCAAATTAGTGGCTGATTCACCATACCCAATTCCATCTCGTGAAGTATTACAATTAAAACCAGATGTTTTAAAATACCCGCAAAATTTTCCAAAATACAGATATTATGGCAACAACATAAAATATATGATTGATGTTGCAAATAAATGGGAAGAAGGTGAAATGAAAAATGCATTGGTAAAAGTAATTGCCAATCACATGAAAAAATCCTACTTGAGTTGGAATAAAGATACCGTAAAGGATGATGTTATTTTTGAACATTTATATGAATTATCCGATGGTAAGCTGAATTTGCTTCAAAGTACCGAAGAACTTTTAAATACGAACGATTTATTACGAACGAATAAACGAGTTTCCAATAAAATAATGCCTGTTGGGCAACCAAAAATTCTAAGCAATAAGAATTTAAAAACAGGCAAACCCAAACCTTTCATAAAAAACAATAATCCAAAATAA
- a CDS encoding YqgE/AlgH family protein has protein sequence MISEKLKKGHLLIAEPSIFGDLSFSRSVILLADHNKEGSVGFIINKPLKYTIHDLIPDIDARFKIYNGGPVEQDNLYFIHDIPELIPNSIEISNGIYWGGDFESTKDLINSGKISKKNIRFFLGYTGWEEDQLETEMECNSWIITENNYENKIIGKSPAHFWKEQLNELGGEYLIWSNAPENPYLN, from the coding sequence ATGATTTCAGAAAAATTAAAAAAAGGACATCTACTTATAGCAGAGCCTTCTATATTTGGAGATTTATCATTTAGCCGATCAGTAATATTATTAGCGGATCATAATAAGGAAGGTTCTGTTGGTTTTATTATCAATAAACCCTTGAAATATACTATCCATGACTTAATCCCAGATATTGACGCTCGATTCAAAATCTACAATGGAGGTCCGGTAGAACAAGACAATCTATATTTTATCCATGATATCCCAGAATTGATTCCTAACAGTATTGAGATTTCAAATGGTATTTACTGGGGGGGCGATTTTGAGTCAACAAAAGACTTAATAAATTCCGGAAAAATAAGCAAAAAAAATATTCGCTTTTTCTTAGGATATACAGGATGGGAAGAAGACCAACTGGAAACAGAAATGGAATGCAATTCTTGGATTATTACTGAGAATAATTATGAAAATAAAATCATAGGAAAGTCACCTGCCCATTTCTGGAAAGAACAACTAAATGAATTAGGAGGAGAATATCTTATTTGGTCAAATGCTCCAGAAAACCCTTACTTAAATTAA
- a CDS encoding HU family DNA-binding protein, producing the protein MNKSELIDAIAADAGITKAAAKLALESFLGNVGGTLKKGGRVSLVGFGSWSVSARAARDGRNPQTGNTIQIAAKNVVKFKAGAELEGAVN; encoded by the coding sequence ATGAACAAATCAGAATTAATCGATGCTATCGCTGCTGATGCAGGAATTACAAAAGCTGCAGCTAAATTAGCTTTAGAATCATTTTTAGGAAATGTAGGCGGTACTTTGAAAAAAGGTGGAAGAGTATCTTTAGTAGGTTTCGGATCTTGGTCTGTTTCAGCTAGAGCTGCTAGAGACGGAAGAAATCCTCAAACAGGAAATACTATTCAAATCGCAGCTAAAAACGTAGTAAAATTTAAAGCTGGTGCTGAATTAGAAGGAGCGGTAAACTAA
- a CDS encoding AAA family ATPase, with translation MQKEIIVIIGGPGTGKSTIIDGLVANGYCCYPEISRQVTAEAQKQGVEQLFLTNPLLFSELLLEGRKKQFQNALEESHKIVFIDRGIPDVVAYMDYIGDSYPSFFDTACKEYKYTKIFILPPWEEIYTSDTERYENFEQAKNIDKHLAATYQNYGYELIEVPKDSVANRILFILDKISK, from the coding sequence GTGCAGAAAGAAATCATAGTTATTATTGGCGGTCCCGGAACTGGAAAAAGTACAATCATAGATGGATTAGTGGCAAATGGATATTGCTGTTATCCCGAAATTTCCAGACAAGTGACAGCAGAAGCACAAAAACAAGGTGTTGAACAATTATTCTTGACAAATCCTTTATTGTTTAGTGAATTACTTCTGGAAGGCCGAAAAAAGCAATTTCAAAACGCACTTGAAGAATCTCATAAAATTGTATTTATAGATCGTGGTATCCCAGATGTTGTAGCCTATATGGATTATATAGGTGACAGTTACCCATCCTTTTTTGACACAGCCTGTAAAGAATACAAATACACAAAAATATTTATTCTTCCACCTTGGGAAGAAATCTACACAAGTGACACTGAGCGTTATGAAAACTTTGAGCAAGCAAAAAACATCGACAAGCATCTTGCCGCAACGTATCAAAATTATGGGTACGAACTTATAGAAGTACCTAAAGATAGTGTTGCTAACAGAATTCTTTTTATCTTAGATAAAATTTCTAAATAA
- a CDS encoding aminotransferase class IV: protein MINFNGTIVSQDANILTQNRAFLYGDAVFETVKIINNKILFLEDHYFRLMASMRVVRMEIPMNFNMEYFEEQILSIIKINQLERSSRARITVYRNDGGYYLPLNNTISFLIHTIALENTSYSVDQNEYEVDLYKDFYVTKQLLSSIKTTNKIINITGSIYASENGLDNCILLNDSKNVVEALQGNIFMVLGNKLITPPISEGCLNGVMRKQILGLAKKIENLEVVEEIISPFDLQKADELFITNVIKGIQPITKYRKKEFKTKFAYELIEKLNDSIAAV from the coding sequence ATGATTAATTTTAATGGAACTATAGTGTCTCAAGATGCTAATATATTGACTCAGAACCGCGCTTTTTTATACGGTGATGCCGTTTTCGAAACAGTTAAAATAATAAATAATAAAATTCTTTTTTTAGAAGATCATTATTTTAGATTAATGGCATCAATGCGGGTGGTTCGAATGGAAATTCCAATGAATTTTAACATGGAATATTTTGAAGAGCAAATACTATCAATAATCAAAATTAATCAATTAGAGCGCTCTTCTAGAGCTAGAATTACGGTTTATAGAAATGATGGTGGGTATTATTTACCGCTGAACAATACAATTTCTTTTTTGATTCATACAATTGCACTTGAAAACACTTCGTACTCAGTTGATCAAAACGAATATGAGGTAGATTTGTATAAAGACTTTTATGTTACTAAACAATTGCTGTCTTCTATAAAAACGACAAATAAAATCATAAACATAACGGGAAGCATTTATGCAAGTGAAAATGGATTAGACAATTGTATTTTGCTGAATGACAGTAAGAATGTTGTTGAGGCTTTGCAAGGAAATATTTTTATGGTGTTAGGTAATAAGTTGATTACTCCACCAATATCAGAAGGTTGTTTGAATGGGGTAATGCGCAAACAAATCTTAGGTTTGGCAAAAAAGATAGAAAATCTTGAGGTTGTTGAAGAAATAATTTCTCCATTTGATCTTCAAAAAGCGGATGAATTGTTTATTACAAATGTTATAAAAGGAATTCAACCTATAACCAAATATCGTAAAAAGGAGTTTAAAACTAAATTTGCGTATGAATTAATTGAAAAATTGAACGATTCGATAGCGGCTGTTTAA
- a CDS encoding ATP-dependent DNA helicase RecQ, translating to MPEALKILQKYWKHDKFRSLQNEIINSVLSGEDTFALMPTGGGKSICFQVPAIMKEGICLVVSPLVALMKDQVSNLQKRNIKAIALTGGIKSDEMIDLLDNCQFGNYKFLYLSPERLQSDWILERIKNLPINLITIDEAHCVSQWGHDFRPAYLKISELKKHFPKTPFLALTATATPKVKENIITDLGLHNPKFFEKSFARENIAYMVFEVEDKLFRIEQILKKNPHPSIIYVRNRKSCLDISSQLQSLGFKATYYHGGLTSKEKDKNMQSWMNETAQVIVATNAFGMGIDKANVKTVIHIQLPENLENYYQEAGRAGRNGEKAYAILLTSPSDIVQTENQFINVLPDKKFLNLMYVKLCNYFQIAYGEGINEQFNFNLHHFCLKYEFPTLKTYNAMQFLDRQGIISLSQEFSEKITLQFLIPSKEVIRYMSLNPNDEEIILAILRTYPGIYEMQTAFNIDLIAKKSNHTTNEIQAVLHKLKEKDIIEYHSKNNDATLIFNEVREDERTISRVSKYLEKQNELKKEQLKGVLFYVHEKKVCKSKLILDYFGEKTNVDCGICSYCITKKNRKVDLALLSKEITTLLQSEDLNSRDIQNRTKNSPDDIIFALQHLLENNTILVKPNNKYTLR from the coding sequence ATGCCAGAAGCATTAAAAATTCTTCAAAAGTATTGGAAACATGACAAATTCAGGTCACTACAAAACGAAATTATAAATTCGGTTTTAAGTGGTGAAGATACTTTTGCATTAATGCCTACCGGGGGGGGAAAATCCATCTGTTTTCAAGTTCCAGCCATAATGAAAGAAGGAATTTGCCTAGTAGTTTCGCCTTTAGTTGCTTTAATGAAAGACCAAGTCTCCAATTTGCAAAAGCGAAATATTAAGGCGATTGCATTGACTGGCGGAATAAAATCAGATGAAATGATTGACTTATTGGACAATTGCCAGTTCGGAAATTATAAATTTCTTTATTTATCACCTGAACGTTTACAGTCCGATTGGATTCTTGAAAGAATAAAAAATCTTCCAATAAATCTTATTACCATTGACGAAGCACATTGCGTTTCACAATGGGGACACGACTTTAGACCTGCTTATTTGAAAATATCTGAATTAAAAAAGCACTTTCCTAAAACCCCTTTCTTAGCTTTGACGGCAACAGCAACACCTAAAGTTAAAGAAAATATCATTACAGACTTAGGATTGCATAATCCAAAATTTTTCGAGAAGTCATTTGCCAGAGAAAATATAGCCTACATGGTTTTTGAAGTCGAAGATAAACTCTTTAGAATAGAACAAATTCTAAAGAAAAATCCTCATCCTTCTATAATTTATGTAAGAAACAGGAAATCTTGTTTGGATATTTCTTCGCAATTACAATCTTTAGGATTTAAAGCAACGTATTATCATGGCGGACTTACGTCCAAAGAAAAAGATAAAAACATGCAGTCGTGGATGAATGAAACAGCACAAGTTATCGTTGCGACTAATGCATTTGGGATGGGAATTGACAAAGCCAACGTAAAGACAGTCATTCACATTCAACTTCCTGAAAATTTAGAAAATTATTACCAAGAAGCTGGACGTGCAGGGAGAAATGGTGAGAAAGCTTATGCCATACTATTAACCAGTCCATCAGACATTGTACAAACTGAAAATCAGTTTATAAATGTCCTTCCTGACAAAAAGTTTTTGAATCTAATGTATGTCAAGCTTTGCAATTATTTTCAGATTGCATACGGAGAAGGGATTAATGAACAATTTAATTTCAATTTGCATCATTTTTGTCTAAAATACGAGTTTCCAACACTAAAAACCTACAATGCTATGCAGTTTCTGGATAGACAAGGAATCATTAGTTTATCTCAAGAATTTTCCGAAAAAATCACACTTCAATTTCTTATTCCTTCCAAAGAAGTGATTCGTTATATGAGTTTGAATCCTAATGACGAAGAAATAATTTTAGCGATATTACGAACCTATCCTGGAATCTATGAAATGCAAACCGCTTTCAACATCGATTTGATTGCTAAAAAGTCAAATCATACCACAAATGAAATACAGGCAGTCTTACATAAATTGAAAGAAAAAGATATTATTGAATATCATTCGAAAAATAATGATGCCACTTTAATTTTCAACGAAGTTCGGGAAGACGAAAGAACCATTAGTCGGGTTTCTAAATATTTAGAAAAGCAAAATGAATTAAAAAAAGAGCAGCTTAAAGGAGTTCTCTTTTATGTTCATGAAAAGAAAGTTTGCAAGAGTAAATTGATTTTGGATTATTTTGGAGAAAAAACAAACGTTGATTGTGGAATTTGCTCCTATTGCATTACTAAAAAAAACAGAAAAGTAGACCTAGCTTTACTTTCGAAAGAGATTACTACCTTGCTACAGTCAGAAGATTTAAATTCCAGAGACATCCAAAATCGTACTAAAAATAGCCCCGATGATATTATCTTTGCGCTACAACATTTATTAGAAAACAATACTATTTTGGTGAAACCAAACAATAAATATACTTTAAGATAA
- a CDS encoding DUF493 family protein, producing the protein MDNDKEKEATEFYERLKVELDMSNTWPAEYLFKFIVPTENDNIERVESAFDCMGAVIKTTKSKTGKFTSISVDVTMKDSQEIVDKYIEVSTIKGIVSL; encoded by the coding sequence ATGGATAACGATAAAGAAAAAGAGGCTACGGAATTTTACGAAAGATTAAAAGTAGAGTTGGATATGAGTAATACATGGCCAGCGGAGTACTTATTTAAGTTTATTGTGCCTACAGAAAATGATAATATAGAGCGTGTAGAGTCAGCTTTTGACTGCATGGGAGCGGTTATAAAAACAACAAAATCCAAAACGGGTAAATTCACAAGTATATCTGTTGATGTAACCATGAAGGATTCTCAAGAAATAGTAGATAAATACATAGAAGTTTCTACAATTAAAGGTATTGTTTCGCTCTAG
- the fmt gene encoding methionyl-tRNA formyltransferase has translation MEKLRIVFMGTPEFAVGILDTIVKNNYEVVGVITAADKPAGRGQKLKYSAVKEYALANNLTLLQPVNLKDETFLTELKSLNANLQIVVAFRMLPKVVWEMPSLGTFNLHASLLPNYRGAAPINWAIINGETKTGVTTFFIDDKIDTGAMILSSEIEIEETENAGQLHDRLMDLGSRTVIDTLKLIEKGNVTTIIQTENANIKTAYKLNKENCKIDWTKSALEINNLIRGLSPYPAAWCFFGDKNEEWNVKIYESKIISELHNYPIGSLICNKKEMKIPVKNGFIQILSLQFPGKKRISTAELLNGMSFSENAKVY, from the coding sequence ATGGAAAAATTACGAATTGTTTTTATGGGAACCCCAGAATTTGCCGTTGGGATTTTAGACACTATAGTCAAAAACAACTATGAGGTTGTAGGTGTTATCACAGCAGCAGACAAACCTGCCGGTCGTGGACAAAAATTAAAATATTCGGCTGTAAAAGAATACGCACTTGCCAATAATCTTACTTTGTTACAGCCTGTAAACCTGAAAGACGAGACTTTTTTAACAGAATTAAAATCTTTGAATGCCAATTTACAAATTGTAGTTGCTTTCAGAATGTTACCAAAAGTAGTATGGGAAATGCCTTCACTAGGAACATTTAATCTTCATGCTTCCCTCCTTCCTAATTATCGTGGAGCAGCACCAATAAATTGGGCAATCATAAACGGCGAAACGAAAACAGGCGTGACTACTTTTTTTATTGATGATAAAATTGATACGGGAGCTATGATTTTAAGTTCAGAAATAGAAATCGAAGAAACAGAAAATGCAGGACAATTACACGATCGATTAATGGATTTGGGCAGTAGAACCGTTATAGATACTTTGAAACTTATAGAAAAAGGAAATGTAACAACTATTATTCAAACTGAAAATGCAAATATAAAAACGGCATACAAACTGAATAAAGAAAACTGCAAAATAGATTGGACAAAGTCAGCTTTGGAAATCAATAATTTAATACGAGGACTAAGTCCTTATCCAGCAGCTTGGTGTTTCTTTGGCGACAAAAATGAAGAGTGGAATGTAAAAATATACGAATCAAAAATCATCTCAGAACTTCACAATTATCCTATTGGTAGTTTGATTTGTAACAAGAAAGAGATGAAAATTCCTGTAAAAAATGGATTTATCCAGATACTTAGTTTGCAGTTTCCGGGAAAAAAGAGAATAAGTACTGCGGAATTATTAAATGGGATGTCTTTTTCCGAAAATGCAAAAGTCTACTAA